One window of the Salminus brasiliensis chromosome 1, fSalBra1.hap2, whole genome shotgun sequence genome contains the following:
- the arhgef1 gene encoding rho guanine nucleotide exchange factor 1 isoform X5, translating to MLLKRPTIVADEDKCSAIFGAVAFYMKHLGVKTRAPDNKKSRGFFRRKPGKKEDTKSKGRSGLPGILNDASRWIVGSNEGKSPTEGDRTHNDRKNSGGASHRGPASESSSARKAPGSGQGIVQGIEATEVPQSHIIINTSPESSQCDAGTNTSTSDRQSVSDGGELTPPSNTALSVWESPPANDLPMEEIHDKDRSVRRSESLCVERRHSRRGGSARAKQSRSRSDVDLQSTATSHPPSPSPLHPVFMDMSFVPPEGSLTGPASAPLPQQEEVEPRLLELEQDPPNWRELVSAEVLGKLDKKAVKRQEVINELFATEHAHVRMLSVLQTVFYRPLEREQIIPTAELDTIFPSLDEIIELHYAFYETLKKLRQEDGFVVKNISTPLLNRFDGSEGDWFQKLTSRFCSRQSWALDQIKSRQKKDPRFNAFILDAESKPQCRRLQLKDIIPTEMQRLTKYPLLLENIAKSTEDNAERENIQQAAECCRKILNHVNEEVKTMENFLTLKDYQRRLDTSGLKPSNELYLEYKNFDIASRKMLYEGPLTWRVTKEKAIDVQGVLLGDMLVLLQKQDDKMVLKCQSKSIIASQEGKQMLSPIIKLDSAFLREVATDRKAFYVIFTWESGAQIYELVAQSVAERKMWNEMIKTAVDELKKSGGSTLDRGRPGSMPAGSTAMQFNSSLQPPLSPTENGSDPLKNNAGRDHDSLTDEKSLHSQPSVIDYLAANGFDPLGHSNAPPERSANGALDEVMSLKRLLVRSISLSDEVHPDGENRAELAKQEKDTDGSQSLVEEHSTEGQEDVQDEKVKGEEDRGFVAPLVLSHESMEEVRRKLHSLEDKLKRLQNVEEEYHRLQEALAKFTIQRGSYN from the exons ATGTTACTTAAACG CCCCACAATTGTCGCAGACGAGGATAAATG CTCTGCCATCTTTGGTGCAGTGGCATTCTACATGAAACACCTGGGGGTGAAAACCAGAGCTCCAGACAATAAGAAGTCCAGAGGGTTCTTCAGGAGGAAG CCTGGCAAGAAAGAAGACACCAAGTCTAAAGGGCGTAGTGGTTTACCTGGGATTCTTAATGACGCCTCAAGATGGATCGTGGGCAGCA ATGAGGGAAAGTCACCAACCGAAG GTGATAGGACCCATAATGACCGGAAGAACTCGGGAGGTGCTTCACACCGTGGCCCTGCTTCAGAGAGCAGTTCTGCACGCAAGGCACCTGGGTCAGGCCAAGGGATTGTTCAGGGGATAGAGGCCACTGAAGTGCCACAAAGCCACATAATCATAAACACCAGCCCTGAGTCCTCCCAGTGCGATGCTG gtacAAATACCAGCACTTCCGACCGCCAGTCTGTTTCAGATGGGGGTGAGTTAACTCCTCCAAGCAACACAGCCCTCTCTGTCTGGGAATCGCCACCTGCCAACGACCTCCCTATGGAGGAAATCCACGACAAAGACAG GAGTGTGCGACGCAGCGAGAGTCTGTGTGTGGAGCGGCGTCACTCTAGGCGTGGTGGCTCCGCCCGGGCCAAACAGTCTCGCTCCCGTAGCGACGTGGACCTCCAGTCAACTGCTACCTCCCACCCCCCCTCACCCTCCCCCCTGCACCCTGTCTT tATGGATATGTCGTTCGTGCCACCTGAGGGTTCCCTCACCGGACCTGCGTCCGCCCCCTTACCTCAGCAGGAGGAGGTGGAGCCCCGCCTTCTGGAACTCGAGCAGGACCCACCCAACTGGAGAGAGCTTGTCTCTGCCGAAGTTCTGGGCAAACTCGACAAGAAAGCGGTCAAGAGACAGGAAGTCATCAATG AGTTGTTTGCAACAGAGCACGCCCATGTGCGCATGCTGAGCGTGCTCCAGACAGTGTTCTATCGTCCGCTGGAAAGGGAGCAGATTATACCTACTGCTGAGCTAGACACCATCTTCCCAAGCCTGGACGAGATCATAGAGCTGCACT ATGCTTTCTATGAGACCCTGAAGAAGCTACGCCAGGAGGATGGGTTTGTGGTCAAAAACATCAGCACTCCACTGCTTAATAGA TTTGATGGATCTGAGGGGGATTGGTTCCAGAAGCTCACATCTCGTTTCTGTAGCCGCCAGTCCTGGGCTTTGGATCAAATTAAAAGCAGACAGAAGAAAGATCCtcgcttcaatgccttcatacTG GATGCAGAGAGTAAGCCTCAGTGCAGGAGATTACAGTTGAAGGACATCATACCCACTGAGATGCAAAGACTCACAAAGTACCCACTTCTGCTGGAGAATATCGCCAAGAGCACAG AAGacaatgcagagagagagaatatccaGCAGGCTGCTGAGTGTTGCCGTAAGATCCTAAACCATGTCAATGAAGAAGTGAAAACCATGGAGAATTTCCTG ACATTAAAAGACTACCAGCGCAGGCTGGATACTTCAGGGCTGAAGCCCAGCAATGAGCTCTACTTGGAGTATAAG AATTTTGACATTGCCTCAAGGAAGATGCTTTATGAGGGGCCACTGACCTGGAGAGTGACTAAGGAAAAAGCTATAG acGTGCAGGGTGTGCTGCTAGGAgacatgctggttttgctgcaGAAGCAGGATGATAAGATGGTGTTGAAATGTCAGAGTAAAAGCATCATCGCTTCTCAGGAGGGTAAACAGATGCTGAGCCCCATCATCAAGCTGGACTCTGCTTTCCTCCGTGAAGTTGCCACAG ATCGAAAAGCCTTCTATGTGATCTTCACCTGGGAGAGTGGTGCGCAAATCTATGAGCTCGTGGCCCAGTCTGTGGCAGAGAGGAAAAT GTGGAACGAAATGATAAAGACAGCGGTTGATGAATTGAAGAAAAGTGGCGGCTCCACCCTGGACAGGGGAAGGCCTGGCAGCATGCCAGCTGGAAGCACTGCAATGCAATTTAACTCTTC ATTGCAGCCACCTCTGAGCCCCACTGAGAATGGATCAGACCCACTGAAGAACAATGCTG GTCGAGATCATGACAGCCTTACAGATGAAAAGAGTCTGCACTCTCAGCCCTCAGTGATTGACTACCTTGCTGCCAATGGATTTGACCCTCTGGGACACAGCAACGCCCCTCCAGAGAGATCTGCCAATGGGGCTTTGGATGAAG TAATGTCTTTGAAGAGGCTACTGGTCAGAAGCATCAGTCTGTCTGACGAGGTCCACCCAGATGGGGAGAACAGAGCAGAGCTGGCAAAGCAAGAAAAGGACACTGATGGAAGTCAGTCATTAG tgGAAGAGCACAGCACAGAGGGCCAGGAGGACGTACAGGATGAAAAGGTGAAAGGAGAGGAGGACAGAGGATTTGTTGCTCCTCTGGTGCTTTCACACGAAAGTATGGAGGAGGTCCGCAGAAAACTGCACAGTCTGGAAGATAAACTAAAGAGACTACAG AACGTGGAGGAGGAGTATCACAGACTGCAAGAAGCGCTTGCTAAGTTCACCATTCAAAGAGGCAGCTACAACTGA
- the arhgef1 gene encoding rho guanine nucleotide exchange factor 1 isoform X2, giving the protein MDCEDAYDGRGLSGAHGNLAMSIIGAEDEDFENDLDQTVDDQCSHFNSIELLKSRPTHLLVFLHHVILQFDCAPVLSYLHADLFKNLSAKETKKYFVDFYNNFLDKGAILRVSMPTHMSIELDRTRPELISEDQQKRYAQEVQNMQTLEVLRQLDDFRQKRMMGMTPNEQELNQVENHYPTDRVPREMKEKAVAEMLLEKLSDTNPTIVADEDKCSAIFGAVAFYMKHLGVKTRAPDNKKSRGFFRRKPGKKEDTKSKGRSGLPGILNDASRWIVGSNEGKSPTEGDRTHNDRKNSGGASHRGPASESSSARKAPGSGQGIVQGIEATEVPQSHIIINTSPESSQCDAGTNTSTSDRQSVSDGGELTPPSNTALSVWESPPANDLPMEEIHDKDRSVRRSESLCVERRHSRRGGSARAKQSRSRSDVDLQSTATSHPPSPSPLHPVFMDMSFVPPEGSLTGPASAPLPQQEEVEPRLLELEQDPPNWRELVSAEVLGKLDKKAVKRQEVINELFATEHAHVRMLSVLQTVFYRPLEREQIIPTAELDTIFPSLDEIIELHYAFYETLKKLRQEDGFVVKNISTPLLNRFDGSEGDWFQKLTSRFCSRQSWALDQIKSRQKKDPRFNAFILDAESKPQCRRLQLKDIIPTEMQRLTKYPLLLENIAKSTEDNAERENIQQAAECCRKILNHVNEEVKTMENFLTLKDYQRRLDTSGLKPSNELYLEYKNFDIASRKMLYEGPLTWRVTKEKAIDVQGVLLGDMLVLLQKQDDKMVLKCQSKSIIASQEGKQMLSPIIKLDSAFLREVATDRKAFYVIFTWESGAQIYELVAQSVAERKMWNEMIKTAVDELKKSGGSTLDRGRPGSMPAGSTAMQFNSSLQPPLSPTENGSDPLKNNAGRDHDSLTDEKSLHSQPSVIDYLAANGFDPLGHSNAPPERSANGALDEVMSLKRLLVRSISLSDEVHPDGENRAELAKQEKDTDGMEEHSTEGQEDVQDEKVKGEEDRGFVAPLVLSHESMEEVRRKLHSLEDKLKRLQNVEEEYHRLQEALAKFTIQRGSYN; this is encoded by the exons ATGGACTGTGAAGACGCCTATGATGGG CGGGGTCTGTCAGGGGCACATGGTAACCTGGCCATGAGTATAATAGGAGCAGAGGACGAGGACTTTGAAAATGATCTGGATCAG ACTGTGGATGATCAGTGCAGTCATTTCAACAGTATTGAACTTCTGAAGTCCAGACCCACCCATCTGCTGGTCTTTCTGCATCATGTCATCTTACAGTTTGACTGCGCTCCTGTG TTATCCTACCTGCATGCGGACCTCTTCAAGAACCTCAGTGCCAAAGAGACAAAGAAGTACTTTGTGGATTTCTACAACAATTTCCTGGACAAAGGAGCA ATTCTCAGAGTATCTATGCCAACTCACATGTCAATAGAATTAG ACCGCACTCGCCCAGAGCTGATCAGTGAGGACCAGCAGAAGCGCTATGCTCAGGAAGTACAGAATATGCAGACCCTAGAGGTGCTGCGACAGTTGGATGACTTCAG GCAAAAGAGGATGATGGGAATGACTCCTAATGAGCAGGAGCTCAATCAGGTGGAGAACCACTACCCTACTGACCGTGTACCCAGGGAAATGAAGGAGAAAGCAGTGGCTGAGATGCTGTTAGAGAAGCTGTCGGACACCAA CCCCACAATTGTCGCAGACGAGGATAAATG CTCTGCCATCTTTGGTGCAGTGGCATTCTACATGAAACACCTGGGGGTGAAAACCAGAGCTCCAGACAATAAGAAGTCCAGAGGGTTCTTCAGGAGGAAG CCTGGCAAGAAAGAAGACACCAAGTCTAAAGGGCGTAGTGGTTTACCTGGGATTCTTAATGACGCCTCAAGATGGATCGTGGGCAGCA ATGAGGGAAAGTCACCAACCGAAG GTGATAGGACCCATAATGACCGGAAGAACTCGGGAGGTGCTTCACACCGTGGCCCTGCTTCAGAGAGCAGTTCTGCACGCAAGGCACCTGGGTCAGGCCAAGGGATTGTTCAGGGGATAGAGGCCACTGAAGTGCCACAAAGCCACATAATCATAAACACCAGCCCTGAGTCCTCCCAGTGCGATGCTG gtacAAATACCAGCACTTCCGACCGCCAGTCTGTTTCAGATGGGGGTGAGTTAACTCCTCCAAGCAACACAGCCCTCTCTGTCTGGGAATCGCCACCTGCCAACGACCTCCCTATGGAGGAAATCCACGACAAAGACAG GAGTGTGCGACGCAGCGAGAGTCTGTGTGTGGAGCGGCGTCACTCTAGGCGTGGTGGCTCCGCCCGGGCCAAACAGTCTCGCTCCCGTAGCGACGTGGACCTCCAGTCAACTGCTACCTCCCACCCCCCCTCACCCTCCCCCCTGCACCCTGTCTT tATGGATATGTCGTTCGTGCCACCTGAGGGTTCCCTCACCGGACCTGCGTCCGCCCCCTTACCTCAGCAGGAGGAGGTGGAGCCCCGCCTTCTGGAACTCGAGCAGGACCCACCCAACTGGAGAGAGCTTGTCTCTGCCGAAGTTCTGGGCAAACTCGACAAGAAAGCGGTCAAGAGACAGGAAGTCATCAATG AGTTGTTTGCAACAGAGCACGCCCATGTGCGCATGCTGAGCGTGCTCCAGACAGTGTTCTATCGTCCGCTGGAAAGGGAGCAGATTATACCTACTGCTGAGCTAGACACCATCTTCCCAAGCCTGGACGAGATCATAGAGCTGCACT ATGCTTTCTATGAGACCCTGAAGAAGCTACGCCAGGAGGATGGGTTTGTGGTCAAAAACATCAGCACTCCACTGCTTAATAGA TTTGATGGATCTGAGGGGGATTGGTTCCAGAAGCTCACATCTCGTTTCTGTAGCCGCCAGTCCTGGGCTTTGGATCAAATTAAAAGCAGACAGAAGAAAGATCCtcgcttcaatgccttcatacTG GATGCAGAGAGTAAGCCTCAGTGCAGGAGATTACAGTTGAAGGACATCATACCCACTGAGATGCAAAGACTCACAAAGTACCCACTTCTGCTGGAGAATATCGCCAAGAGCACAG AAGacaatgcagagagagagaatatccaGCAGGCTGCTGAGTGTTGCCGTAAGATCCTAAACCATGTCAATGAAGAAGTGAAAACCATGGAGAATTTCCTG ACATTAAAAGACTACCAGCGCAGGCTGGATACTTCAGGGCTGAAGCCCAGCAATGAGCTCTACTTGGAGTATAAG AATTTTGACATTGCCTCAAGGAAGATGCTTTATGAGGGGCCACTGACCTGGAGAGTGACTAAGGAAAAAGCTATAG acGTGCAGGGTGTGCTGCTAGGAgacatgctggttttgctgcaGAAGCAGGATGATAAGATGGTGTTGAAATGTCAGAGTAAAAGCATCATCGCTTCTCAGGAGGGTAAACAGATGCTGAGCCCCATCATCAAGCTGGACTCTGCTTTCCTCCGTGAAGTTGCCACAG ATCGAAAAGCCTTCTATGTGATCTTCACCTGGGAGAGTGGTGCGCAAATCTATGAGCTCGTGGCCCAGTCTGTGGCAGAGAGGAAAAT GTGGAACGAAATGATAAAGACAGCGGTTGATGAATTGAAGAAAAGTGGCGGCTCCACCCTGGACAGGGGAAGGCCTGGCAGCATGCCAGCTGGAAGCACTGCAATGCAATTTAACTCTTC ATTGCAGCCACCTCTGAGCCCCACTGAGAATGGATCAGACCCACTGAAGAACAATGCTG GTCGAGATCATGACAGCCTTACAGATGAAAAGAGTCTGCACTCTCAGCCCTCAGTGATTGACTACCTTGCTGCCAATGGATTTGACCCTCTGGGACACAGCAACGCCCCTCCAGAGAGATCTGCCAATGGGGCTTTGGATGAAG TAATGTCTTTGAAGAGGCTACTGGTCAGAAGCATCAGTCTGTCTGACGAGGTCCACCCAGATGGGGAGAACAGAGCAGAGCTGGCAAAGCAAGAAAAGGACACTGATGGAA tgGAAGAGCACAGCACAGAGGGCCAGGAGGACGTACAGGATGAAAAGGTGAAAGGAGAGGAGGACAGAGGATTTGTTGCTCCTCTGGTGCTTTCACACGAAAGTATGGAGGAGGTCCGCAGAAAACTGCACAGTCTGGAAGATAAACTAAAGAGACTACAG AACGTGGAGGAGGAGTATCACAGACTGCAAGAAGCGCTTGCTAAGTTCACCATTCAAAGAGGCAGCTACAACTGA